TAATCTATATAGCCCTAATAAGACCTTATTGGGGCAGGTATAAACCCTTAGATTCACACCACTTATGGCTCTCTCGTAACGATATGTTCGGAGAGTCATTTTTATAGAAACTCGGTGAATACATTTTTTTAATATAGTCATCATTGTCATCATTGTTTCTAGCTGCTAAACACCCCTTCTCTACTTCTTTATCAATGTTACGCATCAAGACTTGAAAGCCTACCGGTAAAGTACGGGTAAGGGTTCCTGCACTAATGTAGTAAGGTGCGCGTAAGCCATGATACTCAATAGCTGGACCCAGCTGCTCAAACTTAATGCCTAAAAAGCTCATACTTCTAGCTAGGCGAGGTTCCATCATCACGAACGCATGATGGGTTCCAGCTCTTACTGCTAAAGATGCAATAGACAAATATAATCCAATAGCAAGAAAGGGAAAGCAGCGAAGCTCTTCTTCGGAATATGTTTGTTCATTGATTGCACCAGAGGCAGCACCATCAAAATTATCGGCTTTACGACGACGGAATTGCGGGCGAACCGCTAACCGCGATATTTCACATATTTCAGTTCGATCAAATT
This genomic stretch from Agarivorans sp. Alg241-V36 harbors:
- a CDS encoding PEP-CTERM/exosortase system-associated acyltransferase, which translates into the protein MIRNKTVKTLASVPYFGAVVRGGISLLVKREAKLIAQHFAEYLRPVVAYKTDTVQEAFRIRHDVYCEELNFEPVRENGMEQDEFDEYSRFCLIEHKPSNNYAGCVRIVSPSSKDEPLPIEKYCSNAIEGAKHHPSQFDRTEICEISRLAVRPQFRRRKADNFDGAASGAINEQTYSEEELRCFPFLAIGLYLSIASLAVRAGTHHAFVMMEPRLARSMSFLGIKFEQLGPAIEYHGLRAPYYISAGTLTRTLPVGFQVLMRNIDKEVEKGCLAARNNDDNDDYIKKMYSPSFYKNDSPNISLRESHKWCESKGLYLPQ